The following proteins are co-located in the Enoplosus armatus isolate fEnoArm2 chromosome 10, fEnoArm2.hap1, whole genome shotgun sequence genome:
- the abcb7 gene encoding iron-sulfur clusters transporter ABCB7, mitochondrial, which produces MAPMLVPLKCGFHFQRRKLALLLRQTSSYHIWNKSRSENGTDHKRQSTYLLSSPPHLQKATWSTSRSENSRRILEAAKHLQVTDKRTCWHGNAGGRLSADPKNVLKEVNSTQILSAMLSYVWPKNRPDLRARVAISLGLLAGAKITNVTVPFMFKYAVDELNQMSGHMLNLNDAPSTVATMATAVLIGYGVSRACAALFNELRNTVFGKVAQSSIRRIAKNVFLHLHNLDLGFHLNRQTGALSKAIDRGTRGISFVLSALVFNLGPTVFEMGLVSAILYYKCGGQFAAVSLGTLSAYALFTILLTQWRTRFRIEMNKADNEAGNAAIDSLLNYETVKYFNNEKYEAEKYDGYLKSYESSSLKTTSTLALLNFGQSAIFSVGLTGIMLLASKGIVAGTMTVGDLVMVNGLLFQLSLPLNFLGTVYRETRQALIDMNTLFTLLSVDTKIKERDLAPPLTITPQEATIRFEDVYFEYLEGQKVLNGVSFEVPAGKKVAIVGGSGSGKSTIVRLLFRFYEPQRGNIYIAGQNIRDVSLDSLRKSLGVVPQDAVLFHNTIFYNLQYGNINATPEEVYQVARLAGIHDAILRMPHGYDTQVGERGLKLSGGEKQRVAIARAILKNPPVLLYDEATSSLDSITEENILNSMKGMVKDRTSVFIAHRLSTIVDADEIVVLNEGKVAERGDHHTLLNLPGSLYADLWNTQNSKILNSSKSLSEPPAERLSQKEEERKKLQEEILNSVKGCGNCSC; this is translated from the exons ATGGCGCCGATGTTGGTACCGCTGAAATGCGGCTTTCACTTCCAAAGACGAAAATTAGCGCTTCTCCTTCGACAGACGAGCTCATATCATATTTGGAATAAGAGTCGCAGTGAAAATGGGACGGACCACAAACGCCAAAGTACATACCTA cTGAGTTCCCCTCCACACCTACAAAAGGCAACATGGAGTACCAGCAGGAGCGAAAACAGTCGTCGGATTTTGGAAGCAGCGAAA CATTTGCAGGTCACAGACAAAAGAACATGTTGGCATGGAAATGCAGGAGGAAGGTTAAGTGCAGATCCAAAAAATGTG CTGAAGGAGGTGAATTCAACCCAGATCCTGTCTGCAATGCTGTCGTACGTGTGGCCAAAGAATAGACCAGACCTGCGGGCCCGCGTTGCCATCTCTCTGGGTCTGCTCGCTGGAGCCAAG ATCACCAATGTGACGGTGCCCTTCATGTTTAAGTATGCAGTGGACGAGCTTAACCAGATGTCGGGACACATGCTGAACCTGAATGACGCGCCAAGCACTGTGGCTACCATGGCAACGGCCGTGCTGATTGGCT ATGGCGTGTCACGGGCTTGTGCAGCCCTCTTCAACGAGCTGAGGAACACTGTGTTCGGCAAGGTGGCCCAGAGCTCCATCCGACGCATCGCCAAGAACGTCTTCCTGCACTTGCACAATCTGGATCTGGGTTTCCATCTCAACCGCCAGACAGGAGCGCTGTCCAAGGCCATCGACCGCGGCACACGGGGCATCTCATTTGTCCTCAGTGCACTCGTCTTCAACCTAGGACCCACAGTCTTTGAGATGGGCCTTGTCAGTGCCATTTTG TATTACAAGTGTGGTGGACAGTTTGCAGCAGTGTCCTTGGGTACCTTATCAGCATACGCCCTCTTCACCATTCTCCTCACTCAGTGGAG GACTCGTTTCCGGATAGAAATGAACAAAGCGGACAATGAAGCCGGCAACGCAGCTATTGACTCCCTCCTTAACTATGAGACTGTTAAG TACTTCAACAATGAGAAGTATGAAGCTGAAAAGTATGATGGATACCTGAAGAGCTATGAGTCATCCTCTTTAAAAACCACGTCCACGCTCGCCTTGCTCAACTTTGGCCAAAGTGCCATCTTCAGTGTCGGCCTCACTGGCATCATGTTGCTGGCCAGCAAGGGCATTGTGGCAG GTACGATGACAGTGGGAGACCTGGTGATGGTCAACGGCCTTCTCTTCCagctctccctccccctcaaCTTCCTGGGTACAGTGTACAGAGAGACCAGGCAGGCCCTAATAGACATGAACACTCTTTTCACCCTGCTCAGTGTCGACACCAAGATCAAG GAGAGGGATCTCGCCCCGCCGTTAACCATCACACCACAGGAGGCCACTATTCGCTTCGAGGACGTCTATTTTGAATACCTGGAGGGCCAGAAAGTCTTAAACGGAGTGTCCTTCGAAGTGCCTGCTGGGAAGAAGGTGGCGATAGTCGGTGGCAGCGGGTCAGG GAAGAGCACCATTGTGCGGCTGTTGTTCCGCTTCTATGAGCCCCAGCGGGGGAACATCTACATAGCGGGGCAGAATATCCGAGACGTCAGCCTTGACAGCCTGAGGAAGTCTTTGGGGGTCGTACCCCAG GATGCTGTTCTGTTCCACAACACCATCTTCTACAACCTGCAGTACGGGAACATCAACGCCACACCAGAGGAGGTGTACCAAGTGGCACGTCTAGCAGGCATCCATGATGCTATCCTCAGGATGCCCCATGGCTATGACACCCAGGTTGGGGAGCGGGGCCTCAAGCTGTCAG gagGGGAGAAGCAACGTGTCGCCATCGCCCGTGCAATACTAAAGAATCCACCCGTCCTCCTGTATGACGAAGCAACATCCTCCCTCGACTCTATCACAGAAGAG AACATCCTGAATTCAATGAAGGGGATGGTGAAGGACAGGACATCAGTGTTCATTGCCCACAGGCTTTCCACAATCGTAGACGCAGACGAGATTGTAGTCCTCAATGAG GGTAAAGTGGCAGAGCGAGGCGACCATCACACCCTCCTCAACCTCCCAGGCAGCTTGTACGCAGACCTGTGGAACACCCAGAACAGCAAAATCCTCAACAGCAGCAAGAGCTTGTCCGAGCCGCCAGCTGAGCGTCTTTcccagaaggaggaggagaggaagaaattgCAGGAGGAGATCCTCAACAGTGTTAAGGGCTGTGGGAATTGCTCCTGTTGA